In the genome of Calothrix sp. PCC 6303, the window TTTTCCGTCCACAACCAATTTTGAGCCAACTTATTAATCTGGAAACTTTCAGGATCATCAGAGACAACTATCTTCCGTAATTTCACAGACTCTTCAATATATTGCTGACGTTTACTACCAGGAGGTTGTTTTTCATAAGCTGACTTATATAACCCCAATGCTAAACCCGCATAAGCAGTTACAGCCTCCCTCGGCATAGGTTTGGCAGCATTGGCAACTGGTTGGGCTACTCTCTTTTGTTCTTTAAGTGCTATATCTAACGCTTTAAACCACGAATCATTCGCTTTATCTAAATTTCCTTCAGCATAGAAAGCAAATCCAACTGCATTTAAATAAGTCGAAGAATTAGGCTCTACTTTAATCGCCGTTTCCCAATAACGCCGAGCATCATCAATACTATATTTTTTATCACCAATTTGTACCGATTGCCATGCCAAGCGTCCTTTATAGAAATTGACTAATGGATTATCAGCCTGTTCTTTCGGAACTACACTTAAAGCAGCTTCAACCGACGGTAAAACATTCCGATTCAGCAGTTCTTCCACTGCCTTCAAACCTACCTCAATTTCCCCCTGACTAAGTTTTTCAGCAGCATAGGCAGTAATGATTTCAGTTTTATCCTCCTTTAAATTAGGAGTGGTAGTAATACCCGGTTGGGAGGCAGAAAACTGTTGAATATCAGGCAAAAGTGATTGCTGACTTTGCCACCAGTTCAAACCAATTAAAGATACCGCACCGACACCAATAATACCAATCACTGGTAAAAGGTAACGTTTATAACTTTTAGAAACAATTGATTTCCCTACAGTCTTAGCAACACTAGAACTCTCTTCTTTATCTTCATAAGTCCCAACTGTTGCCAATTCTGCCCGCTGCGATGTGACTTGATTTCCCGGTGATACCTGCTTCTGGGAACTATTTTCCCGTACTGCCCGTTGTTCGCGCCAAATTTCCACTTGACGATTCACAGAAGTTAAATCTTCCGAAACTTCAATACCAGGAATACTTTCCTCTTCCCTATTCGTCTCAGTAAAGACCTCGGCAGCAATCTCCTGATTTTGTGATTCTGCTGGTCTTTGATTATCAAGCTGACGAAATAAATCTGAAACTATTGCCGAATCCTCAGCATAGCTAGCATCTTCATAATGGGGATCATCATACTCAACAATATCATCCATCAAATCCCCCCAGGTACCTTCACCCAGCCAGTCAAGGTCTGATGTATCCCCTAACAATGGTGTCGATTCTGTTCCTTGCATGGGTAGGGACAATTGCGGAGAATATGCTGGTTGACCACCTTGCAAAGATGCATCAAATTCATCCAATAATTCTATGGGTGGTAAATAGATACTTGGACTCAGATTCCCGTCAAAATCTGATTGGAGATATAAAATTGGTAATGCCCAATAGGTTTGATGCGCCCCGTAAGATGTAATTAAACCCTGACGCATCCGACTTACACATAAATCCAGTGGGTAGCCTTGGGAAAGATTACGGTAAAAAAGTTGAGTCAATGTCAAAGCAACATCATCAGGAATCCGTTCTGACATTGCTAAAACACTACGAATACCACGCTTCACCAAACTTTCAGTTAGACTACGTTCACCTGTTTCCCCGTCACTATCATTGGTTGCCCCATATGCCCCCAAACAGGAATTTAAAACAACCATCTGAATATTGTTATTGACTAATAAACCCGCCAAGTCATCACCTGTCAGGGTCTCAGTCAAACCGTTACGGCGATTAACTAAGTAAATTTCTCCACCATTTTTACCTAAGTTACTGTGACCAGAATAGTGAAGGATGTGATAACGTCCTTGTTCTAAAGCTTGAGTTAGTTCCTCGCGTCCAGGTTGCTGCAATGCAGTCAACTGAATTTCTGGCTGTTGTAAATAGGGATCTTCAAAATTTTGCAGTGAATGGCGGCTTAATTCTGCTTGTAGTTTAATTGCTTCTTGTGTAAGTAAATCTAGACGCACTTGATCACTAGGAGAGGCTACCACCATCAAAACCTTAATTACCCCTTCTTCTTGGGGAATAGGCATGTTAGTAGATGGTAAACGCGATGACCCATTCATCCCGCTTTGATAACGGGAAAACACAATATAAGGTCCTGCTGCAATGGGAGAATCACCTGTGTGCATCACTTCCCAAGGCAAACGTGCCAATCGAGTATCTTTCATACCCAATCGTAAACGTAATACCTGCTGGTGATTCTCAGCAATGCCTTGTGCTGTAATCCAACTATCTCTGAGGGTACCTTGGAAAAGTTCGTTATAAAGTTGTTGACCTAATGCTGCTAAGTTGAATGAATTGCGGGCATTTACCTCAGATAGGCG includes:
- the hetF gene encoding cell division protein HetF, whose amino-acid sequence is MTQEFHISVTPVGQNDYLVRTEQVAPGVPLAEELVTWPVAEWLAAAGHLMNDPLMSVFQGNDASLVDDSRLSEVNARNSFNLAALGQQLYNELFQGTLRDSWITAQGIAENHQQVLRLRLGMKDTRLARLPWEVMHTGDSPIAAGPYIVFSRYQSGMNGSSRLPSTNMPIPQEEGVIKVLMVVASPSDQVRLDLLTQEAIKLQAELSRHSLQNFEDPYLQQPEIQLTALQQPGREELTQALEQGRYHILHYSGHSNLGKNGGEIYLVNRRNGLTETLTGDDLAGLLVNNNIQMVVLNSCLGAYGATNDSDGETGERSLTESLVKRGIRSVLAMSERIPDDVALTLTQLFYRNLSQGYPLDLCVSRMRQGLITSYGAHQTYWALPILYLQSDFDGNLSPSIYLPPIELLDEFDASLQGGQPAYSPQLSLPMQGTESTPLLGDTSDLDWLGEGTWGDLMDDIVEYDDPHYEDASYAEDSAIVSDLFRQLDNQRPAESQNQEIAAEVFTETNREEESIPGIEVSEDLTSVNRQVEIWREQRAVRENSSQKQVSPGNQVTSQRAELATVGTYEDKEESSSVAKTVGKSIVSKSYKRYLLPVIGIIGVGAVSLIGLNWWQSQQSLLPDIQQFSASQPGITTTPNLKEDKTEIITAYAAEKLSQGEIEVGLKAVEELLNRNVLPSVEAALSVVPKEQADNPLVNFYKGRLAWQSVQIGDKKYSIDDARRYWETAIKVEPNSSTYLNAVGFAFYAEGNLDKANDSWFKALDIALKEQKRVAQPVANAAKPMPREAVTAYAGLALGLYKSAYEKQPPGSKRQQYIEESVKLRKIVVSDDPESFQINKLAQNWLWTEKALADWQELLKVSNQRR